One stretch of Natranaerovirga pectinivora DNA includes these proteins:
- the xseB gene encoding exodeoxyribonuclease VII small subunit, whose product MAKELKFEEALENLEKIIKELEEEDASLEDSIVLYKKGNELLKYCTTSLEQLEKEILIINEEK is encoded by the coding sequence ATGGCTAAAGAACTTAAATTCGAAGAAGCTCTAGAGAACCTAGAGAAAATTATAAAAGAATTAGAGGAAGAGGACGCATCTCTTGAAGACTCTATAGTATTGTATAAAAAAGGGAATGAATTACTTAAATACTGTACAACATCTTTAGAACAATTAGAAAAAGAAATTCTAATAATTAATGAAGAGAAATAA